Proteins from a genomic interval of Salinarchaeum sp. Harcht-Bsk1:
- a CDS encoding type II secretion system F family protein, producing the protein MSLDTLGESGQGTTVSGADSLGDAFYPLYEWLFSEDSEFVSDLETKLAQARMPDTVELYLSRALAIGAITGVSLWIVGTVLGYVLFATGVIDLGSAVIVQNVSPGVADVLKMLRVPLLVLVTGLMFGSVGFAMGFGVLVAVPYSRASTRKREINMLLPDAVSFMYALSVGGLNQLEILQAMAEADDTYGEVSREFKSIVQETQYFDTDYRTAIRNQALTTPSDELAQFLTDMLSIVSSGGNMEAFLDDKKDKHMRTAKQQQEMTLETLELFGEMYMTLSLFPLLLIIILVIMMMIGEAQAMMIYATVYALVPMTGLGFLVLVSTVKQDEVGDGYLMPSGGSDRLRVQQQSGLLNLGIVESFTGEYSVFDRIKNREGSYEATQIIKRPHVFFRDNPLYTLAITVPLALVIVGVAVGTGSAPTAWKGAGGMIESPIWGTFLYIYLPAYIVLVPLTIFYEWNTRSRYGVTNNLSDNLRKLSSANDTGLTLLESFYTVADTTSGKLATEFRTMHAKVNYGMSLREALVEFNNKYHIPRLSRTVKLISKAQEASSQITDVLRTAATASENQDDIDRERKSRTRMQVVIIMMTFLTLLAVMAILQTQFLETMAELTSGSEEESASTAGAGFNLGAVNPNELSLLFFHAVTMQAILSGFISGYMRDADILSGVKYVVVLLTIALGVWMFVG; encoded by the coding sequence ATGAGCCTGGATACCCTCGGTGAATCAGGACAGGGGACGACGGTTTCGGGAGCCGACTCGCTAGGTGACGCGTTCTATCCCCTCTACGAGTGGCTGTTCTCGGAGGACAGCGAGTTCGTGTCCGACCTGGAGACGAAACTCGCGCAGGCTCGTATGCCCGACACCGTGGAGCTCTACCTCTCCAGGGCGCTGGCTATCGGTGCGATCACGGGCGTCTCGCTGTGGATCGTCGGAACGGTCCTGGGATACGTGCTCTTCGCGACGGGCGTGATCGATCTGGGCTCTGCCGTGATCGTCCAGAACGTCTCGCCTGGCGTCGCGGACGTCTTGAAGATGCTGCGGGTTCCGTTGCTCGTACTCGTCACCGGTCTGATGTTCGGATCGGTCGGATTCGCGATGGGCTTCGGGGTGCTCGTGGCCGTTCCCTACTCGCGTGCGTCGACTCGGAAACGGGAGATCAACATGCTCCTGCCCGACGCCGTTTCGTTCATGTACGCCCTGTCGGTTGGAGGCCTGAACCAGCTCGAGATCCTCCAGGCGATGGCGGAAGCCGACGACACCTACGGGGAAGTCTCCCGCGAGTTCAAGTCCATCGTCCAGGAGACGCAGTACTTCGACACAGACTACCGGACTGCAATACGGAACCAGGCGCTGACGACGCCGAGCGACGAACTCGCCCAGTTCCTGACCGACATGCTCTCGATCGTCTCCAGCGGTGGGAACATGGAGGCGTTCCTCGACGACAAGAAGGACAAGCACATGCGCACCGCCAAGCAGCAACAGGAGATGACCCTCGAGACCCTGGAGCTGTTCGGCGAGATGTACATGACGCTCTCGCTGTTCCCACTGTTGTTGATCATCATTCTCGTCATCATGATGATGATCGGCGAGGCCCAGGCGATGATGATCTACGCGACCGTCTACGCGCTCGTTCCGATGACGGGACTTGGCTTCCTCGTCCTCGTTTCGACGGTCAAGCAGGACGAGGTCGGTGACGGGTACCTGATGCCAAGCGGCGGGAGCGATCGGTTGCGGGTCCAGCAGCAAAGCGGCTTGCTCAACCTCGGGATCGTCGAGAGCTTTACCGGAGAGTACAGCGTCTTCGATCGCATCAAGAACCGCGAGGGGAGCTACGAGGCGACGCAGATCATCAAGCGGCCCCACGTGTTCTTCAGGGACAATCCGCTGTACACGCTGGCGATCACCGTGCCGCTCGCGCTCGTGATCGTCGGGGTCGCCGTCGGGACCGGATCGGCACCGACGGCCTGGAAGGGCGCCGGTGGCATGATCGAATCACCGATCTGGGGGACCTTCCTGTACATCTACCTCCCGGCGTACATCGTTCTGGTCCCGCTCACCATCTTCTACGAGTGGAACACCCGTTCCCGGTACGGCGTGACGAACAACCTCTCGGACAACCTCCGGAAGCTCTCGAGCGCGAACGACACTGGGCTGACGCTGCTGGAGTCGTTCTACACGGTCGCAGACACGACTTCCGGGAAACTCGCGACCGAGTTCAGGACCATGCACGCGAAGGTCAACTACGGAATGAGCCTCCGGGAGGCGCTCGTCGAGTTCAACAACAAGTACCACATTCCTCGGCTGTCCCGGACGGTCAAGCTCATCAGCAAGGCCCAGGAAGCCTCGAGCCAGATCACCGACGTCCTTCGGACTGCCGCGACGGCGAGTGAGAATCAGGACGACATCGACCGGGAGCGGAAGTCACGGACGCGCATGCAGGTCGTCATCATCATGATGACCTTCCTGACGTTGCTCGCCGTGATGGCGATTCTCCAGACCCAGTTCCTGGAGACGATGGCCGAACTGACCTCGGGATCGGAGGAGGAGTCCGCCTCCACCGCCGGTGCTGGATTCAACCTCGGGGCGGTCAACCCCAACGAACTCTCGCTGTTGTTCTTCCACGCCGTCACGATGCAGGCGATCCTCTCGGGGTTCATCAGCGGCTACATGCGCGACGCCGACATCCTCAGCGGCGTGAAGTACGTGGTCGTCCTGTTGACGATCGCACTCGGCGTCTGGATGTTCGTCGGATAA
- a CDS encoding HEAT repeat domain-containing protein — MSDEEPTVESLRERLEAIEAELEAAETEDDLDEVESQIESLEADVEEADLPEPEDEDETPPEEELTDDIESVAGDLEDARGPYAADVVADLEAAVETVESGEWTETGEQQVADAVGSYLDAVSEYVDTPTLHGDDPEAAVEALQSVATDVEEADLDPDDDAETIAGLVEATDALAEDLDDAEEWDDLTVRQQLDAQGYYDVLDHRKDFPPEWGALKVYEKRGEAEPILLALDTFDSDFMEEHCMEALERMGPEEALDEMLARAGKRDKQAIRVLGTIGSEEPVETLLDYVDADVGLQKVTFQALGKIGSEDAVQPLADQLVSDDAEVRSAAARALGLIGDTRAIDPLGDVLADEEESGSVRASAAWALVQIGTEDALDTASEYVDDREYLVQAEAEKAQDATAA, encoded by the coding sequence ATGAGCGACGAGGAGCCCACCGTGGAGTCGTTGCGCGAGCGACTCGAGGCGATCGAGGCGGAGCTCGAGGCGGCGGAAACGGAAGACGACCTCGACGAGGTCGAGTCCCAGATCGAGTCTCTCGAGGCCGACGTCGAGGAGGCCGACCTCCCCGAACCCGAGGACGAAGACGAGACGCCCCCCGAAGAGGAGCTAACCGACGACATCGAGTCGGTGGCTGGAGACCTCGAGGATGCCCGTGGTCCCTACGCTGCGGACGTCGTCGCCGATCTCGAAGCCGCAGTCGAGACCGTCGAGTCTGGCGAGTGGACCGAGACCGGCGAGCAGCAGGTCGCCGACGCCGTCGGGTCCTATCTCGACGCCGTCAGCGAGTACGTCGACACGCCGACGCTCCACGGCGACGACCCGGAAGCCGCCGTCGAGGCCCTCCAGTCCGTCGCGACGGACGTCGAGGAGGCCGACCTCGATCCCGACGACGACGCCGAGACGATCGCCGGCCTCGTCGAGGCCACCGACGCGCTCGCCGAGGACCTCGACGACGCCGAGGAGTGGGACGACCTCACCGTTCGCCAGCAACTCGACGCCCAGGGCTACTACGACGTCCTCGACCACCGCAAGGACTTCCCGCCCGAGTGGGGCGCGCTCAAAGTCTACGAGAAGCGCGGCGAAGCCGAGCCGATCCTCCTCGCGCTCGATACTTTCGACTCGGACTTCATGGAGGAACACTGCATGGAGGCCCTCGAGCGGATGGGCCCGGAGGAGGCCCTCGACGAGATGCTCGCCCGTGCCGGCAAGCGCGACAAGCAGGCGATCCGCGTGCTCGGCACCATCGGCAGCGAGGAGCCCGTCGAGACGCTGCTCGACTACGTCGACGCCGACGTCGGCCTCCAGAAGGTTACCTTCCAGGCACTCGGCAAGATCGGTAGCGAGGACGCCGTCCAGCCCCTCGCGGACCAGCTCGTCTCCGACGACGCCGAGGTTCGCTCTGCTGCTGCTCGCGCACTGGGCCTGATCGGCGACACCCGCGCGATCGATCCGCTCGGTGACGTCCTCGCCGACGAAGAGGAATCCGGCTCCGTTCGCGCCTCCGCCGCGTGGGCGCTCGTCCAGATCGGGACCGAGGACGCCCTCGACACCGCAAGCGAGTACGTGGACGACCGCGAGTATCTCGTGCAGGCCGAAGCGGAGAAGGCGCAGGACGCGACGGCAGCCTGA
- a CDS encoding protein sorting system archaetidylserine synthase (This PssA-like phosphatidyltransferase, along with a PssD-like decarboxylase, is required in Haloarchaea for the archaeosortase ArtA to replace the PGF-CTERM sorting signal with a C-terminal lipid anchor.) — translation MRPRFVGRTGLADAVTVANAILGFLAIVVATTDTWTAARLLLLAAILDGLDGVVARWRGGTAVGPYLDSLADVVSFAIAPAVLVYAVAAEEWGIAPLESAEPRAVVAFLLPALFVGAAITRLALYTAYDTDEEYTEGVQTTLAATLIGAAVLTGITRPDILLVITAAFVYLMLSPLRYPDLLARDALVMGVVHALAVLVPLALQRAFPWALLFLGLGYLVFGPWLYWRESFPLPIPSEES, via the coding sequence ATGCGCCCGCGGTTCGTCGGTCGGACGGGACTCGCAGACGCCGTCACCGTGGCGAACGCGATCCTCGGCTTTCTGGCGATCGTCGTCGCCACGACGGACACGTGGACTGCCGCACGGTTACTGCTGCTCGCAGCGATCCTCGACGGACTCGACGGCGTCGTCGCCCGGTGGCGTGGCGGAACGGCCGTCGGGCCGTACCTCGACTCGCTCGCGGACGTCGTCTCCTTCGCGATCGCACCGGCAGTGCTCGTCTACGCCGTCGCCGCAGAGGAGTGGGGAATCGCCCCGCTCGAGAGCGCGGAACCCCGGGCCGTCGTTGCCTTCCTGTTGCCAGCACTGTTCGTCGGGGCCGCGATCACGCGCCTTGCGCTGTACACGGCCTACGATACAGACGAAGAGTACACCGAGGGCGTCCAGACCACGCTCGCAGCGACGCTCATCGGCGCCGCAGTGCTCACCGGAATCACCCGGCCCGACATCCTGCTCGTCATCACTGCAGCCTTCGTCTACCTCATGCTCTCGCCGCTCCGCTATCCCGATCTCCTGGCACGCGACGCGCTCGTGATGGGCGTGGTCCACGCGCTGGCGGTGCTCGTCCCGCTTGCACTCCAGCGTGCGTTCCCCTGGGCCCTGCTCTTCCTCGGACTCGGCTACCTCGTCTTCGGGCCGTGGCTCTACTGGCGCGAATCGTTTCCCCTCCCGATCCCGAGCGAGGAATCCTGA
- a CDS encoding plastocyanin/azurin family copper-binding protein encodes MERRAYLTGMGSAAVVGLAGCMGFLEEDYDVGMSPTDFEPRDLTVDVGTTVVWKNTSSRGHTITAYENAIPAEASFFATGEFESEQAAREAWNTGRENDGIIGPSETYEHTFEVPGRYDYFCIPHESESMAGAIVVEE; translated from the coding sequence ATGGAGCGCCGTGCGTATCTCACGGGGATGGGGAGTGCTGCAGTGGTCGGTCTGGCGGGCTGTATGGGCTTTCTCGAGGAGGACTACGACGTCGGGATGTCGCCCACGGACTTCGAACCACGCGACCTGACGGTCGACGTCGGCACGACCGTCGTCTGGAAGAACACCAGCTCTCGGGGCCACACGATCACGGCCTACGAGAACGCGATTCCGGCCGAAGCGAGCTTCTTCGCGACTGGCGAGTTCGAAAGCGAGCAGGCGGCTCGCGAGGCGTGGAACACCGGTCGCGAGAACGACGGGATCATCGGCCCCAGCGAGACCTACGAACACACCTTCGAGGTCCCGGGTCGGTACGACTACTTCTGCATCCCGCACGAGTCCGAGAGTATGGCGGGTGCGATCGTCGTCGAGGAGTAG
- a CDS encoding 30S ribosomal protein S3ae produces the protein MSERSVSRQRQEKRWYTVHAPEQFDRAELGETPADEPDQVLGRTVETTLGDLQDDAGENNTKLTFKINDVGSDAAYTEFIEHELTRDYLRSLVRRGASKVEAYVTVLTTDDYRVQIQPVAFTTKKADASQEKAIRRVMIDMIEEAGEERTFEALIDSIVEGRLSSAIYGEAKSIYPLRRVEIQKATLEARPEEVAAEEEAAVDVDDEDVEI, from the coding sequence ATGAGCGAGCGATCAGTCTCACGACAACGACAGGAGAAGCGGTGGTACACCGTGCACGCCCCCGAGCAGTTCGACCGGGCGGAGCTCGGTGAGACCCCCGCGGACGAACCGGATCAGGTCCTCGGACGGACCGTCGAAACCACGCTCGGCGACCTGCAGGACGACGCCGGCGAGAACAACACGAAGCTGACGTTCAAGATCAACGACGTCGGCAGCGACGCGGCCTACACCGAGTTCATCGAGCACGAGCTCACGCGGGACTACCTCCGCAGTCTCGTGCGCCGCGGTGCCTCGAAGGTCGAGGCCTACGTCACCGTCCTCACGACGGACGACTACCGCGTGCAGATACAGCCCGTTGCGTTCACGACCAAGAAGGCCGACGCCAGCCAGGAGAAGGCGATCCGCCGCGTCATGATCGACATGATCGAAGAGGCCGGCGAGGAGCGCACCTTCGAGGCGCTCATCGACTCCATCGTCGAGGGCCGCCTCTCCAGTGCGATCTACGGCGAGGCGAAGTCGATCTACCCGCTCCGACGGGTCGAGATCCAGAAGGCCACCCTCGAGGCGCGCCCCGAAGAGGTCGCGGCCGAGGAAGAGGCCGCCGTCGACGTCGACGACGAAGACGTCGAGATCTAG
- a CDS encoding KEOPS complex subunit Pcc1 has translation MMTGDDQTETTDATEAVIGTRRATITSEVDSPATVAAAIAPDDTEEIDTRVEDGLVVSTIERETTGGLEATIDDYVVALDVATTTAGHATVDEAGIEAAIEESQTDSTAEQLDERHDTDSP, from the coding sequence ATGATGACGGGAGACGACCAGACCGAGACGACCGACGCCACGGAAGCCGTCATCGGGACTCGCCGCGCGACGATCACCAGCGAGGTCGACTCGCCAGCGACCGTCGCCGCCGCAATCGCACCCGACGACACCGAGGAGATCGACACCCGCGTCGAGGACGGCCTGGTCGTTTCCACGATCGAACGGGAGACGACCGGCGGGCTCGAAGCGACGATCGACGACTACGTCGTTGCACTGGACGTCGCGACTACGACGGCAGGACACGCCACAGTGGACGAAGCTGGCATCGAAGCAGCTATCGAGGAATCACAGACGGACTCCACAGCGGAACAGCTCGACGAACGACACGACACAGATTCACCATGA
- a CDS encoding 30S ribosomal protein S15, which produces MARMHSRRRGSSGSDRPADDEPPEWSDVDADAIEDRVVELAEQGYDPSQIGLKLRDEGVQGTPIPDVKAATGSKVTEIMENNHVENDVPEDLRHLLEQAIRLNEHMEENGQDHQNRRALQNTESKVRRLVDYYRGDEIAEDFTYTYENAVELLE; this is translated from the coding sequence ATGGCACGAATGCACTCACGACGCCGCGGCTCGTCCGGTTCCGACCGGCCCGCGGACGACGAACCTCCGGAGTGGAGCGACGTCGACGCCGACGCGATCGAGGATCGAGTCGTGGAGCTGGCCGAGCAGGGGTACGACCCTTCCCAGATCGGTCTCAAGCTTCGCGACGAGGGCGTGCAGGGCACGCCGATTCCCGACGTGAAGGCAGCGACCGGCTCCAAGGTCACCGAGATCATGGAGAACAATCACGTCGAGAACGACGTCCCCGAGGACCTCCGACACCTCCTCGAGCAGGCGATCCGCCTGAACGAGCACATGGAGGAGAACGGCCAGGACCACCAGAACCGCCGGGCCCTCCAGAACACGGAGTCGAAGGTCCGCCGCCTGGTCGACTACTACCGCGGCGACGAGATCGCCGAGGACTTCACGTACACCTACGAGAACGCCGTCGAACTCCTCGAGTAA
- a CDS encoding DUF3290 domain-containing protein has translation MAAGGQLADEARKSRTSIVLLIISAASFYYSTQIQLNHSDYLWTYALAGAGIVFFIFAIILMYKDYDHDSKYRKLLRREKRAEVLSKEEEVEGLLEGEAKSKQDAESPADIADEGDPLGTTWWRG, from the coding sequence ATGGCAGCTGGTGGTCAACTGGCGGACGAAGCAAGGAAATCTCGCACTTCTATAGTCTTATTAATAATATCTGCAGCTTCATTCTACTATTCCACACAGATTCAACTGAACCATTCGGATTATTTGTGGACCTACGCACTCGCTGGAGCAGGAATCGTGTTCTTCATTTTTGCCATAATTTTAATGTATAAAGATTACGACCATGATTCAAAGTACAGAAAGCTTCTCAGGAGGGAAAAACGAGCTGAAGTACTATCAAAGGAAGAAGAGGTTGAGGGACTTCTGGAAGGTGAAGCTAAATCGAAACAGGATGCAGAATCCCCGGCAGATATTGCTGATGAGGGAGATCCCCTCGGTACTACATGGTGGAGGGGGTAA